TTCTTGCGTGGTGCCGTGCGGCAGGGCGCAGAAGACGGCGTCGATGTCGAGCCCCGACCACTCGACCTGATCGATGTGCATGAGGTCGGGAAGATCGAGGCCGCCAAGGTGCGGGAACACTTCGGCCAGCGGCCGGCCGGCGCTGCGCTCGGCCGTCAGCAGTACGATCTCGGCCTGGGGATGGCCTTGCAGCAGCCGCACCAGTTCGGCACCGGTATAGCCGCTGGCACCCAGCACCGCGAGGCGCAGTTTGTTGATTTGATCAGCCATGTTTCATATCCGGGGTAGCGCGATCACGATTCGCGCCTTCCTATTATCTGCGCCGCGCGCGAAAATCAAATAGCGGCACGGCCGCGGCAACGCAGAAGACAGCAGCGAAGGATGGATTGGTCATGAAACGCGTTGGTGAGTTCAGTCTCGATCGGGTGGTCGAATCGGAAGAGCCCTTGATCGCGCCGGCCGATTTCTTTCCCGAATCGAGCCCCGAGGTTTTCGCCCAAAACGCCGACTGGCTCGAGCCCCGCTTCGTCGATCCGGCGACGGGCAAGCTGGTGGTCTGCGTGCAAAGCTACATCGTGCGCACAAAGCTACACACCATCGTGGTCGACGCCTGCGTCGGCAACGACAAGCAGCGCAGCGTCTTTCCCCAGTGGCACCACCAACAATCCAGCTACCTGGCCGACCTGACGGCGGCCGGGGTAAGGCCGGACGAGGTCGATTTCTTCATGTGCACGCATTTGCACACCGATCACGTGGGCTGGAACACGCGCCTGGTGGACGGCCGCTGGGTGCCGACCTTCACCAACGCGCAGTACCTTTTCGCCCGCGACGAATACCAGGCACGTGAGAAGCAAATGCGCGAGGAGCCGGAAGGGGGCCACGTCCAGGCCTTCGCCGACAGCGTGCTGCCGGTGATGGAGGCGGGCCGGGCAGTGCTGGTGGACAGCGACCACGAAATCGAAGACGGCGTCCGGCTCGAGCCGGCACCCGGCCACACCGCCGGCAACGTGGTGCTCAACCTCAGCTCGGGCGGCGACCGGGCCGT
The genomic region above belongs to Alphaproteobacteria bacterium and contains:
- a CDS encoding MBL fold metallo-hydrolase, whose translation is MKRVGEFSLDRVVESEEPLIAPADFFPESSPEVFAQNADWLEPRFVDPATGKLVVCVQSYIVRTKLHTIVVDACVGNDKQRSVFPQWHHQQSSYLADLTAAGVRPDEVDFFMCTHLHTDHVGWNTRLVDGRWVPTFTNAQYLFARDEYQAREKQMREEPEGGHVQAFADSVLPVMEAGRAVLVDSDHEIEDGVRLEPAPGHTAGNVVLNLSSGGDRAVLSGDVIHHPVQLLRPEWSSRACEDRPQSRQTRRAFIERYADSDTLIAPGHFPSPSFGRIVGLADRFAWRDA